The Cellvibrio polysaccharolyticus genomic interval GTATTGAATACCTGCGTAATATTGACGACCGGAAGTGATAATGGTGTCAATGTAACCACTTTGCAGCCAGGTTTCCGGCTCATCGGTCAGGTTAAGGGCATCAAAGCTCAGCTTGATATTGTCGTTCAGGCGGTAAGAGAAGGCCGCATCAACTACACGTACAGCATCAGTCGCATCAACACCAGGCGTGCCAGCGTTAGCAGTGGTTTGACGTTGGAAACCATCGCGGTGAGTCATAGAAACACGACCACTGAAACCGGATTCGTTTTCATACCACAGGGTGGCGTTCCAACTGATTTTGGACTGTCCATTCAGACGAGTGGTGATGCTGTTACCGTTAGTATCCACCCCACCGTCGATCTTGGATTCAATCCAGGTGTAGTTGGCTTTGATACCGAAGTCATGCAACCAGCGTGGACCGAAATTAAATGGTTGCTGATATTGCAGTTCCCAACCATCCAGCGTACCGCCATTACCATTAATAGAAGTGCTGTATTGGAAAATATCGTTCACAGTTGCAGGGCCGGAAGCGAGCAGGCTATCGGAATAACCCATAGCGCGCAGGTCAGACCATGGCAAGCTGGTACGAATGCTTTCCGGGAAAGACTCGATATCTTTTTTGAACCAGGCCAGAGACACCATGGACTCTTCTGCGAAATACCACTCGGCAGACAAGTCAGTTGCCTTGGCACGGAACGGATCAAGATACGGGTTACCGGCACTCAAACCACGGTTAAACAGGTCAACACTACCACCTGGCGTCAAACTGCCCAAGCTTGGACGGCTCATTACTTCAGACCAGGAAGCACGTACCAATACATCCTCAACCGGTTCCAATACCAGATTCACACTTGGCAAGGTGTCATTGTAGTTACGAGTGATTTCCTGACGCACACCACTTACACGGCCATCAGAACGCTGGTCGGTTTTAACATGACGTACACCGACATCGCCACGGAACGGCAAGCCAGCCAGTTCGGTAGAGAAATCAAGTTGTACGAATACACCTTCACTCTCTTCGGTTACTGAACGGTCGCTACCCTGGTTAAGGGTCAGCGGGAAGCAGGTTGGATCGTCCATCAGATTGTAACGATCAATCACTGCATTCAGGTCAGGTCTGAAGAAGGCTGGCGCACTGCCACCTGCCTGATAAACAGAACCAAGGTTCTGACCTACGCTCAGGTCAGCCATGGTCAGACCACAGCCAGCCGGTACGTTGATAGCCAGGTTGGTGTGGTTGTTCTGATTGATAACCGCACGGTCACGGGTGTGCTGGACGTTTTCAAACTCGAATTTTTTCCAGGACAAACCGGTTTTCAGGGTCAGATCAACTGCACCAGCCTGGAAATCATGCGCAAGATCAATACTGGCAGTATCGTAGGTGTTGTCAGTCGCTGATGGACGATCGCGCAGTTCGGATACCAGATAGTTGGACGGATCAGTTACATCGAAACCATAGCTGACATTGCCGTATTTGAAGTTGTCACGATAGTCGTAAGACATATCCTGGTTGAAGGCTTCAAAAATGGCCGTTACTTCGCTCTTCATACGGTATTTGGATTCAGAAGTCCCTACGATCGCCTTCATGCGGAAGTCATCGTCGAACTCGTGATCAAAGGTCAAAGAGAACTGTTGGAATTTGGTTTCCCAATCCTGACGGAAATGCTCGTTACGAACATCAACACCGGACAAATTGGCGTAGGTCAAACCTTTGATATCAGCGTCGTAGAAGTAATCATTAACAGTAGTTTCTACACGGCCAGTTGCACCGGTACGCGCCAGAGAAATTGGCGTCAAGGTGTATTCGCTGGTCTGGTTACCAATATCTGCATACAGGGCATCGAGCGTCAGCAATGAACGATCAGATGGTTTCCACTGCAAAGCACCGGTCAAACCAGTACGTTCGATTTGAATATTACGATCCAATTGACGGGGGAAGCGCGGGTGGAAAGCGTTGTTGACTTCACTGGGCAGGTCAGCTGAGTTAGCCCAACGGTTGGTGCCTGTATTGGTGTTGCTTTCCCAACGTCCAGTATTGTGGCCTGTCTGGTCTACTTCACGCTCTGAATAAGCAACAGAGAACAAAGCACCAAAAGTACCCGGCTCGTTGGTAAAACTTATCAGTGCAGTACCACGCGGATCAACCGACTCGGACTGATCGTTATAGCCGCCCTGGAATGAGGTTACAAAGGTGAAAGCGTCGTAATCCAGCGGCTTGCCAGTCGCAAGGTCTACGGTAGCGCCCAGCGAGCCTTCTGCAACTTCGGCAGATTGCGACTTGCGTACATCAATTCGGCTGAACAATTCAGAGGCGAAAATGTTGAAGTCAAATGCACGACCACCGTTACCGACACCGGTAGAGATGGTTTCCATGCCATTCACTCGAACGCGGGTGAAATCAGCACTCAAACCACGCACACTGATTTGCTTGCCTTCACCGCCTACGCGGTCAATGTTTACGCCGGGCACACGCTGCATGGCTTCGGCGAGGTTGTTGTCCGGGAAGGACGCAATATCATCGGCCACAATGGAATCCACCGCTGCAGTCGCGGTGCGCTTCACATTCAGCGCGTTGGTAAGACTGTCCCGGAAACTACCCGTAACGATAACTTCTTCGATAGCACTGGCACCTGATTGGGCGAATGCAGGCAAAGCACCCACGCTTGCTGCAAATACACTGAGGGCGAGCAACTTTTTACTGAAATTTTTATTATTCATGCGATAACTCTCTTATTGGTTGTCTCTTTATGGTTGATACAGGGCTTCCTGCCGTCTTTCCGCTCCGTTGACGCGCGGTTATCCAGACCGTTTTCCTCCTTCATCCATGAAAACACTCGAATACGTAAAACAGGTAACACGTTGAATCAAAAGAAATTATTAGATTTAAAAACCAAATAGCCAGCTACCCGCAATCTGTTTAAAACAAATCACGGGCAGGACAGGTACTCTGCGGGAATAAGAATAATAGAGCCGGAGAAGGCGTAAAGGTGACCAACATCGCGTGTGCTTACAGGCGTGGCTTTAGTCATTGTCGTTCTCACTTCATCGCTTCGATGGTTATTTTTATTCAGGCTTAGCAAAATTGCTAATTCGTTGTAGCTAAGAAATTATCATATAGTAATTTTGAACTCAAGCAGATTGTTATATTCAAATTTCATATTGCAAATTCGATTTAGCAATGGCTTAATCTTAAAAATAACATTGAGTAGATCAAAAAATCGCCATGGCCAAGACTATTGAAGAAATCGCCTCGGAACTTTCGGTATCCACCACCACCGTCAGCCTCGCCCTGTCCGGCAAGGCACGGCAGTACCGCATCAGTATGGCCACCGAAGAGCGCATCAAGGCCTATGCCGAAGAACATGGCTACCAGATTAACCATACTGCTCGCAGTCTGCGTTTGCAGCGCACCGATACCATGGCATTGATTGTTCCGCGGCTGTCGAACCACTTTTTCGCATCGCTGGCTGAAAAGCTGGAAATTCGCTGCCGCGATGCGGGCATACAGCTGTTTGTCTCCTGTT includes:
- a CDS encoding TonB-dependent receptor, which encodes MNNKNFSKKLLALSVFAASVGALPAFAQSGASAIEEVIVTGSFRDSLTNALNVKRTATAAVDSIVADDIASFPDNNLAEAMQRVPGVNIDRVGGEGKQISVRGLSADFTRVRVNGMETISTGVGNGGRAFDFNIFASELFSRIDVRKSQSAEVAEGSLGATVDLATGKPLDYDAFTFVTSFQGGYNDQSESVDPRGTALISFTNEPGTFGALFSVAYSEREVDQTGHNTGRWESNTNTGTNRWANSADLPSEVNNAFHPRFPRQLDRNIQIERTGLTGALQWKPSDRSLLTLDALYADIGNQTSEYTLTPISLARTGATGRVETTVNDYFYDADIKGLTYANLSGVDVRNEHFRQDWETKFQQFSLTFDHEFDDDFRMKAIVGTSESKYRMKSEVTAIFEAFNQDMSYDYRDNFKYGNVSYGFDVTDPSNYLVSELRDRPSATDNTYDTASIDLAHDFQAGAVDLTLKTGLSWKKFEFENVQHTRDRAVINQNNHTNLAINVPAGCGLTMADLSVGQNLGSVYQAGGSAPAFFRPDLNAVIDRYNLMDDPTCFPLTLNQGSDRSVTEESEGVFVQLDFSTELAGLPFRGDVGVRHVKTDQRSDGRVSGVRQEITRNYNDTLPSVNLVLEPVEDVLVRASWSEVMSRPSLGSLTPGGSVDLFNRGLSAGNPYLDPFRAKATDLSAEWYFAEESMVSLAWFKKDIESFPESIRTSLPWSDLRAMGYSDSLLASGPATVNDIFQYSTSINGNGGTLDGWELQYQQPFNFGPRWLHDFGIKANYTWIESKIDGGVDTNGNSITTRLNGQSKISWNATLWYENESGFSGRVSMTHRDGFQRQTTANAGTPGVDATDAVRVVDAAFSYRLNDNIKLSFDALNLTDEPETWLQSGYIDTIITSGRQYYAGIQYSF